One genomic region from Haloprofundus salinisoli encodes:
- a CDS encoding prefoldin subunit beta, translating to MQGSLPPEAQEKLEELQDLQETAQRVGAQKQQSESTLSESKTALEALDDIDEDATMYREVGELLVETEYDEARNQLDDRVESLEIRVEQLKKQEERVQEQFESLQTELQQMLQGGGAGGPGGPGGMGGPGAGGA from the coding sequence ATGCAAGGAAGTCTGCCACCGGAGGCGCAGGAGAAGCTCGAAGAACTGCAGGACCTTCAGGAGACCGCACAGCGCGTCGGCGCACAGAAACAGCAGTCCGAGAGCACGCTCTCGGAGTCGAAGACGGCGCTCGAAGCGCTCGACGACATCGACGAGGACGCGACGATGTACCGCGAAGTCGGCGAACTGCTCGTCGAGACCGAGTACGACGAGGCCCGAAACCAGCTCGATGACCGCGTCGAGAGCCTCGAAATCCGCGTCGAACAGCTCAAAAAGCAGGAAGAGCGCGTGCAGGAGCAGTTCGAGAGCCTGCAGACCGAGCTCCAGCAGATGCTGCAGGGCGGCGGCGCGGGCGGCCCCGGCGGTCCCGGCGGGATGGGCGGTCCGGGCGCAGGCGGCGCGTAG
- a CDS encoding HalOD1 output domain-containing protein, whose translation MKDHSSSHTGHSYDTDRYRQRHEVIVDPAETDLSFAVIDAIASVEGVDPLDLDPFMHESINPDALNNLFAGTEKTSLGGSVAFEALSYTIVVESHGRITVYEQKDGGGRRTLAAGMR comes from the coding sequence ATGAAAGACCACTCATCATCTCACACTGGACACTCCTACGACACCGACCGCTATCGACAACGACACGAAGTCATCGTCGACCCCGCCGAGACCGACCTCTCGTTCGCAGTCATCGACGCGATCGCGTCCGTCGAGGGTGTCGACCCCCTCGACCTCGACCCCTTCATGCACGAGTCGATCAACCCCGACGCGCTGAACAACCTCTTTGCTGGCACCGAGAAGACCAGTCTCGGCGGCTCCGTCGCGTTCGAGGCGCTCAGCTACACCATCGTCGTCGAGAGCCACGGCCGAATCACCGTCTACGAACAGAAAGACGGCGGCGGGCGGCGGACGCTCGCGGCCGGCATGCGGTAA
- a CDS encoding KEOPS complex subunit Pcc1: protein MSHLSVLRFSYPDERRARVVERSVRVEVGEIDDERSRASVAREGDTVEVRVEASDLVALRAGVNSWTRMVAVAERVSGLGAAADPRAGE, encoded by the coding sequence GTGTCGCATCTGAGCGTTCTCCGCTTTTCGTACCCCGACGAGCGGCGCGCCCGCGTCGTCGAGCGCAGCGTCCGCGTCGAAGTCGGCGAGATCGACGACGAGCGGTCGCGCGCGAGCGTCGCAAGGGAGGGAGACACCGTCGAAGTGCGAGTCGAAGCCTCGGACCTCGTCGCGCTCCGCGCCGGCGTCAACTCGTGGACCCGGATGGTCGCCGTCGCAGAGCGCGTCTCGGGGCTGGGAGCCGCCGCCGACCCCCGGGCGGGAGAGTAA
- a CDS encoding 50S ribosomal protein L37ae, whose translation MADNKARQTGSAGRFGARYGRVARKRVSDIESEMRNASVDGEDVKRLGTGIWVNKETGEKFTGGAYRPETPGGRSVRRSIRAALDEDE comes from the coding sequence ATGGCCGACAACAAGGCACGACAGACCGGCAGCGCGGGTCGCTTCGGCGCGCGCTACGGTCGAGTCGCGCGCAAGCGGGTCTCCGACATCGAATCCGAGATGCGAAACGCCAGCGTCGACGGCGAGGACGTCAAACGTCTCGGCACGGGCATCTGGGTCAACAAAGAGACGGGCGAGAAGTTCACCGGCGGCGCGTACCGACCGGAGACGCCCGGCGGACGCTCTGTCCGACGCTCCATCCGCGCGGCGCTCGACGAAGACGAGTAA
- a CDS encoding DUF2070 family protein, which produces MTTSQSNLAGLSRFIFRAPSWYASLGFALLIAGIAGVGAFDSGLREGTWRGLFFVGKDAWEGIFFVGIPTVVASVATTGVDRFLGGRLTPNRSSLLALACEIVLIGLLTVAAIVAVFASLDQRFVYNVLIVALASIFALRLLVIMAVSRSSILVASVPASIQTLVSAVLLFIYSGTLSFLEVGGPILDAYLMPYFARSEQAPEVVSALTLDHFVLLGVMCVIYAMSVYAFLEVIDRPWRNSLGVSVLDFIRGFIGHIAEGSRELEDFFEQLGQEAVVPVTVLAFRDADGDEKAQFILPMIHPGPMGEIGGGNFPERVARRSEGLAFPPHATAGHDFNLVTEREVDTILEAAENAHERIEYTVEASRSVRVDSGEAKLLGQRFGDDALVVSTFAPNFADDVEYSVGLSAATEARTTGLDDVLLVDAHNCNNGLEGPDLGHVTPGSRRSFDMIRGAGAVGRALSEADTDRLRLGVASDPTEWTPREGIGPLGIRVAVSEVEGQRTAYVLVDGNNMEPGLRDSIVSDLCESVDSISPGDPEVVGAPSTNGGDAKASAERVVGDGGGLVDAAEVMTTDTHIVNTVKADNQVGAAIDHDELRSLIRRLASEAVADCEPVESGMAVEHAEVTVFGNDRTETLASHANVAVSMGGAFAAAIACATILVSVLIFFLA; this is translated from the coding sequence ATGACAACGTCGCAGAGCAACCTCGCCGGGTTGTCGCGGTTTATCTTCCGCGCTCCCTCGTGGTACGCGAGCCTCGGGTTCGCGCTGCTCATCGCCGGCATCGCGGGCGTCGGGGCGTTCGACTCCGGCCTCCGCGAAGGGACGTGGCGGGGTCTGTTCTTCGTCGGCAAAGACGCCTGGGAGGGCATCTTCTTCGTCGGAATTCCGACCGTCGTCGCCAGCGTCGCAACCACCGGCGTCGACCGGTTTCTCGGCGGCCGACTGACGCCGAACCGGTCGTCGCTGCTGGCGCTGGCCTGCGAGATCGTCCTCATCGGTCTGCTCACCGTCGCGGCCATCGTCGCCGTGTTCGCCTCGCTCGACCAGCGGTTCGTCTACAACGTGCTCATCGTCGCGCTCGCGTCCATCTTCGCACTCCGCCTGCTCGTCATCATGGCGGTGTCGCGCTCGTCCATCCTCGTCGCGTCGGTTCCGGCGAGCATCCAGACGCTCGTCTCGGCGGTACTGCTTTTCATCTACAGCGGGACGCTCAGCTTTCTCGAAGTCGGCGGCCCCATCCTCGACGCCTACCTGATGCCATACTTCGCCCGCTCCGAGCAGGCACCCGAAGTCGTCTCGGCGCTGACGCTCGACCACTTCGTCCTCCTCGGGGTCATGTGCGTCATCTACGCGATGAGCGTCTACGCCTTCCTCGAAGTCATCGACCGTCCGTGGCGCAACAGCCTCGGCGTCTCCGTCCTCGACTTCATCCGCGGGTTCATCGGCCACATCGCCGAAGGCTCCCGAGAGCTGGAGGACTTCTTCGAGCAACTCGGTCAGGAAGCCGTCGTCCCCGTCACCGTCCTCGCGTTCCGCGACGCCGACGGCGACGAGAAAGCCCAGTTCATCCTCCCGATGATACACCCCGGCCCGATGGGCGAAATCGGCGGCGGTAACTTCCCCGAACGCGTCGCCCGGCGCAGCGAGGGGCTCGCGTTCCCGCCGCACGCGACGGCCGGCCACGACTTCAACCTCGTCACCGAACGGGAGGTAGACACTATCCTCGAAGCGGCCGAGAACGCCCACGAGCGTATCGAGTACACCGTCGAAGCGTCCCGGAGCGTCCGCGTCGACTCCGGCGAGGCCAAGTTGCTCGGACAGCGCTTCGGCGACGACGCGCTCGTCGTCTCGACGTTCGCGCCGAACTTCGCCGACGACGTGGAGTACTCCGTCGGCCTCTCGGCGGCGACGGAGGCCCGAACCACCGGCCTCGACGACGTGCTGCTCGTCGACGCCCACAACTGCAACAACGGCCTGGAGGGCCCGGACCTCGGCCACGTTACGCCCGGGAGTCGGCGCTCCTTCGACATGATTCGAGGGGCCGGAGCGGTCGGCCGGGCGCTCTCCGAGGCCGACACCGACCGGTTGCGTCTGGGCGTCGCCTCGGACCCGACCGAGTGGACGCCGCGAGAGGGTATCGGGCCGCTCGGCATCCGCGTCGCCGTCTCGGAAGTCGAGGGGCAGCGAACGGCGTACGTGCTCGTCGACGGCAACAACATGGAACCGGGGCTCCGCGACAGCATCGTCTCGGACCTCTGTGAGAGCGTCGACTCGATATCTCCCGGCGACCCCGAAGTCGTCGGCGCACCCAGCACGAACGGCGGCGATGCGAAGGCGAGCGCCGAGCGTGTCGTCGGAGACGGCGGCGGCCTCGTCGACGCCGCCGAGGTGATGACCACCGACACGCACATCGTCAACACCGTGAAGGCGGACAACCAGGTCGGTGCGGCCATCGACCACGACGAACTCCGGTCGTTGATTCGCCGCCTCGCCTCGGAGGCCGTCGCCGACTGCGAACCCGTCGAGTCCGGGATGGCCGTCGAACACGCCGAGGTGACCGTCTTCGGTAACGACCGCACCGAGACGCTCGCCAGCCACGCCAACGTCGCCGTCTCGATGGGCGGGGCGTTCGCCGCGGCTATCGCCTGCGCGACGATACTCGTGAGCGTCCTCATCTTCTTCCTCGCGTGA
- a CDS encoding HVO_0649 family zinc finger protein produces the protein MATGGRDRSGTTALDRLRSHYDRADLRCPRCGYEDEDGKWTARTTGSQVLYRHVCPSCGEIRTRTLRLSQ, from the coding sequence ATGGCTACCGGTGGTCGAGACCGCAGCGGAACGACGGCGTTGGACAGACTCCGGTCGCACTACGACCGAGCCGACTTGCGCTGTCCGCGGTGCGGGTACGAGGACGAGGACGGAAAGTGGACTGCGCGGACGACCGGTTCACAGGTGTTGTATCGCCACGTCTGCCCGAGTTGCGGCGAAATTCGGACCCGGACACTCCGACTGAGTCAGTGA
- the pth2 gene encoding peptidyl-tRNA hydrolase Pth2 — protein MKQVIVARTDIGMGRGKLAAQVAHASLSAYEDADSRTRKKWKGEGQKKVVVKARGEKELFRLADLAEREGLPHAVVRDAGHTQLDPGTVTALAVGPGQDNLVDKVTGDLSLY, from the coding sequence ATGAAGCAGGTCATCGTCGCCCGGACCGACATCGGGATGGGCCGCGGGAAGCTCGCCGCGCAGGTCGCCCACGCGTCGCTGTCGGCCTACGAGGACGCCGACTCGCGCACACGAAAGAAGTGGAAAGGCGAGGGCCAGAAGAAAGTCGTCGTGAAAGCCCGCGGCGAGAAGGAGCTCTTTCGCTTGGCTGACCTCGCCGAACGCGAGGGACTGCCGCACGCCGTCGTCCGCGACGCGGGGCACACGCAACTGGACCCGGGCACGGTGACGGCGCTCGCCGTCGGCCCCGGACAGGACAACCTGGTCGACAAGGTGACGGGCGACCTCTCGCTGTACTGA
- a CDS encoding DUF3194 domain-containing protein, whose amino-acid sequence MGADAEPTDDEVVETAADAAEGVIFAHYTQSDVRDMDVTVTFEDGVLDVDVYLNAPDDVDPEVVADEAALAARDAVDELFAASE is encoded by the coding sequence ATGGGCGCCGACGCCGAACCGACAGATGACGAGGTCGTCGAGACCGCCGCGGACGCCGCCGAAGGCGTCATTTTCGCGCACTACACGCAGTCGGACGTGCGTGACATGGACGTGACGGTCACGTTCGAGGACGGCGTCTTGGACGTGGACGTGTACCTGAACGCGCCCGACGACGTCGACCCGGAAGTCGTCGCCGACGAGGCGGCGCTGGCGGCGCGCGACGCCGTCGACGAGCTGTTCGCAGCGAGCGAATAG
- a CDS encoding DUF7097 family protein produces the protein MEKTPEGTSVGVDDPYEFAGRCDHLTGDGRCRYALKHAGDDPEFARARRADEYRCLVGEADCDWRDCPHYRSTTDGRECVRCGLEEIRMAHRSSARPLLEEHHLSYHGNGGDDADPSHEITVSLCRWCHAKVHRSFARVDDDVNPDTEALAAREQRRSEEQSEFGFRSASERFDRTSDDRS, from the coding sequence ATGGAGAAGACGCCGGAGGGAACCTCGGTCGGCGTGGACGACCCGTACGAGTTCGCCGGGCGGTGCGACCACCTGACCGGCGACGGGCGGTGTCGGTACGCGCTGAAGCACGCGGGCGACGACCCCGAGTTCGCCCGCGCACGCCGCGCCGACGAGTACCGCTGTCTCGTCGGCGAGGCCGACTGCGACTGGCGCGACTGTCCGCACTACCGCTCGACCACCGACGGACGCGAGTGTGTCCGCTGCGGGTTAGAGGAGATTCGGATGGCGCACCGCTCGTCGGCGCGTCCGCTGCTAGAGGAACACCACCTCTCGTACCACGGCAATGGCGGAGACGACGCCGACCCGTCCCACGAGATCACGGTGTCGCTCTGCCGCTGGTGTCACGCGAAAGTCCACCGCTCCTTCGCCCGCGTCGACGACGACGTGAATCCCGACACCGAGGCGCTGGCGGCGCGCGAACAGCGCCGCAGCGAGGAGCAGTCCGAGTTCGGGTTTCGGTCGGCGAGCGAGCGGTTCGACCGCACGTCCGACGACCGTTCGTGA
- a CDS encoding DUF7344 domain-containing protein, which yields MSNDHTLGRQSDHPTHAPSAAVDRVRLDETFDALSNRRRRDVLYYLHQANGETVDVCDVADTMTAWEVECLDDVEPDHFRSLLVSLRHVHLPKLDDIGAVSYDRDRDTVEQSDSPVIHDWVDLAAVEELT from the coding sequence ATGTCAAACGACCATACGCTCGGACGCCAAAGCGACCACCCGACGCACGCACCGTCCGCAGCCGTCGACCGTGTGCGCTTAGACGAAACGTTCGACGCGCTGTCGAACCGACGCCGACGCGACGTGTTGTACTATCTCCATCAGGCGAACGGCGAAACCGTCGACGTCTGCGACGTTGCGGACACGATGACTGCGTGGGAAGTCGAGTGTCTCGACGACGTCGAACCCGACCACTTCCGGAGCCTGCTGGTGTCGCTTCGGCACGTCCACCTCCCGAAACTGGACGACATCGGTGCGGTCAGCTACGACCGCGACCGAGACACCGTCGAACAGTCCGACAGTCCCGTGATTCACGACTGGGTCGACCTCGCGGCTGTCGAAGAACTGACGTAG
- a CDS encoding Yip1 family protein: MPRTPLLRPGAYFEGRRSPPLRTAALAVGSLVLASFAATFVSLVVLAAGRTGLGGVVVAALAQLPLLLFGVLAFWLLVTLFVHLFVRWGDGDGGFRASLALVGWTLVPLSVPLVVGPLAPLVLYRAVPATPETAQPTFAAVGVVGLFAVLLGAGWQAYVCFGGMRRVHRTETPVAAGVAALAAVATLVLFLG, translated from the coding sequence ATGCCTCGAACGCCGCTGCTCCGCCCCGGTGCGTACTTCGAGGGACGGCGCTCGCCGCCGCTTCGGACGGCGGCGCTGGCCGTCGGGTCCCTCGTCCTGGCGAGCTTCGCCGCCACGTTCGTCTCGCTCGTCGTCCTGGCCGCCGGTCGAACCGGTCTCGGCGGGGTAGTCGTCGCAGCGCTCGCACAACTACCGCTGCTGCTCTTCGGCGTGCTCGCGTTCTGGTTGCTGGTCACGCTCTTCGTCCACCTGTTCGTCCGCTGGGGCGACGGCGACGGCGGGTTCCGCGCGTCGCTCGCACTCGTCGGGTGGACGCTCGTCCCGCTGTCGGTGCCGCTCGTGGTCGGTCCGCTCGCACCGCTGGTCCTCTATCGAGCGGTTCCGGCGACGCCCGAGACGGCTCAACCGACGTTCGCCGCCGTCGGCGTCGTGGGGCTTTTCGCGGTTCTCCTCGGGGCTGGCTGGCAGGCGTACGTCTGCTTCGGCGGGATGCGCCGCGTCCACCGGACGGAGACGCCCGTCGCCGCCGGCGTCGCCGCACTCGCCGCGGTGGCGACGCTCGTCCTGTTCCTCGGGTAG
- the truD gene encoding tRNA pseudouridine(13) synthase TruD, producing MREGHPIEREVGMEYYVSDADGIGGELRVEPEDFRVRELEAFDAAPVDSDPGAYANLVVRATLRGWDTNDFAARLSDSLGVSRERISWAGTKDKHAVTTQLFTVRGGDPADLPDVRDADVEVVGRAGRDISFGDLAGNAFGIRVRDAQVPENVDEITEQLREFGGVDDDADVLGVPNYFGQQRFGSRRPVTHTVGLHVVRDEWREAVLSYVGNPHENEPDETREARAVVDAEADSAGPDWHRALDRMPGYLRYERSMLHRLDEDGAETDEDWRHALEAVPSNLQRLFVNAAQSYVFNRILSERLRRGLPFDRPVEGDVACFADRDAPEDLFRPDTDRLQDVTGRRVDIVGKHCERGRAFVTAPLVGTETELGEGGPGEIEREILSELDLEPADFDLPGNFESTGTRRAILVRSRMSIEENPLDFEFSLPSGSYATAVMREYTKSGPLEL from the coding sequence ATGCGCGAGGGACACCCCATCGAACGCGAGGTCGGCATGGAGTACTACGTGAGCGACGCCGACGGTATCGGCGGCGAGCTCCGCGTCGAACCCGAGGACTTCCGGGTCCGCGAACTGGAGGCATTCGACGCCGCGCCCGTCGATTCCGACCCCGGAGCGTACGCGAATCTCGTCGTCCGCGCGACGCTGCGCGGGTGGGACACCAACGATTTCGCCGCGCGCCTCTCCGATTCGCTGGGCGTCAGCCGCGAACGCATCTCGTGGGCCGGGACAAAGGACAAACACGCCGTCACGACCCAGTTGTTCACCGTCCGCGGCGGCGACCCGGCGGACCTGCCGGACGTGCGCGACGCCGACGTGGAGGTCGTCGGCCGCGCGGGCCGCGACATCTCCTTCGGCGACCTCGCGGGCAACGCGTTCGGCATCCGCGTCCGCGACGCCCAGGTTCCCGAAAACGTCGACGAGATAACCGAGCAGTTGCGCGAGTTCGGCGGCGTCGATGACGACGCCGACGTTCTCGGCGTCCCGAACTACTTCGGCCAGCAGCGCTTCGGCAGTCGCCGTCCCGTCACGCACACCGTCGGCCTCCACGTTGTCCGCGACGAGTGGCGCGAAGCCGTGCTCTCGTACGTCGGCAACCCCCACGAGAACGAACCCGACGAGACCCGCGAGGCCCGCGCCGTCGTCGACGCGGAAGCCGACAGCGCCGGCCCCGACTGGCACCGCGCGCTCGACCGGATGCCCGGCTACCTCCGCTACGAGCGCTCGATGCTGCACCGCCTCGACGAGGACGGCGCGGAGACCGACGAGGACTGGCGGCACGCGCTCGAAGCCGTCCCCTCGAATCTCCAGCGCCTGTTCGTCAACGCCGCGCAGTCGTACGTGTTCAACCGCATCCTCTCGGAGCGACTCCGCCGCGGGCTGCCGTTCGACCGACCCGTCGAAGGTGACGTCGCCTGCTTCGCCGACCGCGACGCGCCCGAGGACCTGTTCCGCCCGGACACCGACCGCCTGCAGGACGTGACGGGGCGTCGCGTCGACATCGTGGGCAAGCACTGCGAGCGCGGCCGCGCGTTCGTCACCGCGCCGCTGGTCGGGACGGAGACGGAACTCGGTGAGGGGGGACCGGGCGAGATAGAGCGCGAGATTCTGTCGGAGTTGGACCTCGAACCCGCCGACTTCGACCTCCCCGGAAACTTCGAGTCGACGGGGACGCGCCGGGCGATTCTGGTTCGGTCGCGGATGAGTATCGAGGAGAACCCCCTCGACTTCGAGTTCTCGCTCCCCTCTGGGTCGTACGCGACGGCAGTGATGCGCGAGTACACGAAGTCGGGGCCGCTGGAGCTCTGA
- a CDS encoding DUF2103 domain-containing protein yields MHCGRCGTPLERPGDYCLTCRTGNCDAVVLDCSRDRATLTFLDEDAVLGETTVTTVPETGEESGVVELRNFAGRVADEVRRKRPETVYAAGDRGVIRETRAQLHYEFYRVRDDDPVEAVVESRGERALEVVEAPPGEKLGGSHTTIIGGRKGRKAIGVVASHPHVKKIIPGPIDAGGKGSRTSLRAKVTRADDNGNVRFLLRDGSSVQENRVVTTAMDRETGERVRDDLNDALVEAELQSAD; encoded by the coding sequence ATGCACTGCGGTCGGTGCGGCACGCCGTTAGAGCGACCCGGAGACTACTGTCTGACCTGCCGCACCGGCAACTGCGACGCCGTCGTCCTCGACTGTTCGCGCGACCGGGCGACGCTCACGTTTCTCGACGAGGACGCCGTTCTCGGCGAGACGACGGTGACGACGGTGCCCGAGACGGGCGAGGAGTCCGGCGTCGTCGAACTACGGAACTTCGCCGGACGCGTCGCCGACGAGGTCCGGCGCAAGCGCCCCGAGACGGTGTACGCGGCGGGCGACCGGGGCGTCATCCGCGAGACGCGCGCGCAACTGCACTACGAGTTCTACCGCGTCCGCGACGACGACCCCGTCGAGGCCGTCGTAGAGAGTCGCGGCGAACGCGCGCTCGAAGTCGTCGAGGCGCCGCCGGGCGAGAAGCTCGGCGGGTCTCACACGACGATCATCGGCGGGCGGAAGGGCCGCAAAGCAATCGGCGTCGTCGCCAGTCACCCGCACGTCAAGAAGATAATCCCGGGCCCCATCGACGCCGGCGGGAAGGGGTCGCGGACGAGCCTGCGGGCGAAAGTCACCCGCGCCGACGACAACGGCAACGTCCGGTTCCTGTTGCGCGACGGGTCGAGCGTCCAGGAGAACCGCGTGGTGACGACGGCGATGGACCGCGAGACGGGCGAGCGCGTCCGCGACGACCTGAACGACGCGCTCGTCGAGGCGGAGCTACAGTCGGCCGACTGA
- a CDS encoding DNA-directed RNA polymerase subunit P, producing MSYKCSRCKRDVELDEYGGVRCPYCGHRVLLKERARVVKEVDVK from the coding sequence ATGAGTTACAAATGCTCCCGCTGTAAACGCGACGTCGAACTCGACGAGTACGGGGGCGTCCGCTGTCCGTACTGCGGTCACCGCGTGCTCCTGAAAGAGCGCGCTCGCGTCGTCAAAGAAGTCGACGTGAAGTAA
- a CDS encoding DUF192 domain-containing protein, with translation MQLVHEGRPIARTVEFADGFLQQSRGLMFRRSVPDDYALVFRFDEAERRSLHMLFVPFPIDALWMVDGEVTKRARLSGWTGLGWGIADTIVELPAGAADGVDEGDSVELVE, from the coding sequence GTGCAACTCGTTCACGAGGGACGACCGATAGCGAGGACCGTCGAGTTCGCGGATGGCTTTCTCCAACAGAGTCGGGGTCTGATGTTCCGACGGTCGGTCCCCGACGACTACGCGCTCGTCTTTCGCTTCGACGAGGCGGAGCGCCGGAGCCTCCACATGCTGTTCGTCCCGTTTCCGATCGACGCGCTCTGGATGGTCGACGGCGAGGTGACAAAGCGGGCCCGACTCTCCGGATGGACCGGCCTCGGCTGGGGAATCGCCGACACCATCGTCGAGCTCCCGGCGGGGGCGGCCGACGGCGTCGACGAGGGCGACTCGGTCGAACTCGTCGAGTGA
- a CDS encoding GMP synthase subunit A, with protein sequence MTRIVVIDNHGQFTHLEQRALRDAGVDTELVDNETPSEEVDADGIVLSGGPDADRAGRSAEYLDLDVPVLGICLGMQVMAAELGGRVGSGDYGGYADVTVEVLDDGDPLIGPLAPETRVWASHADEVKELPEGFTHTATSDVCGIEAMSDVSRDLYGVQWHPEVAHTERGQEVFENFIARCEN encoded by the coding sequence ATGACCAGAATCGTCGTCATCGACAACCACGGGCAGTTCACACATTTAGAGCAGCGGGCCTTGCGCGACGCGGGCGTCGACACCGAGCTCGTCGACAACGAGACGCCGTCCGAAGAGGTGGACGCCGACGGCATCGTCCTCTCGGGCGGTCCGGACGCCGACCGCGCCGGGCGCTCCGCGGAGTACCTCGACCTCGACGTTCCCGTGCTCGGCATCTGTCTCGGCATGCAGGTGATGGCGGCGGAGCTCGGCGGACGCGTCGGGTCGGGCGACTACGGCGGCTACGCCGACGTGACCGTCGAAGTGCTCGACGACGGCGATCCGCTCATCGGACCGCTCGCGCCCGAGACCCGCGTTTGGGCGAGTCACGCCGACGAGGTAAAGGAGCTTCCCGAGGGCTTCACCCACACCGCGACGAGCGACGTCTGCGGTATCGAGGCGATGAGCGACGTCTCCCGCGACCTCTACGGCGTCCAGTGGCACCCCGAGGTCGCCCACACCGAACGCGGTCAGGAAGTGTTCGAGAACTTCATCGCCCGCTGCGAGAACTGA
- a CDS encoding DUF4336 domain-containing protein — MTADHEPLERLDTGLWTYREPLRFFGLEIGRVMVVVRLSGGGLLVHSPAELTPDLRRALGSLGDVRFVVPASKLHGHLHMEQYREAYPRAELLAAPGLDRRRSDLDFDGLLGGTPDPRWSADIDQTAFLGNRWLSEVEFFHRSSRTLILGDLCYHVTADAPPATRLVARLAGMYGRLAVPPDFKRTVVNEAAARTSVREMLAWEFDRVLVGHGSVLETGGREAFSEAFDWLL; from the coding sequence ATGACCGCCGATCACGAACCGCTCGAACGCCTCGACACCGGTCTCTGGACCTACCGCGAACCGCTGCGCTTCTTCGGACTCGAAATCGGTCGCGTGATGGTCGTCGTCCGCCTCTCGGGCGGCGGCCTTCTCGTTCACTCGCCCGCGGAGTTGACGCCCGACCTCCGCCGCGCGTTGGGCAGCCTCGGCGACGTACGGTTCGTCGTTCCGGCGAGTAAGCTTCACGGCCACCTCCACATGGAGCAGTACCGCGAGGCGTACCCGCGCGCCGAGTTGTTGGCCGCACCGGGTCTCGACCGCCGGCGGTCGGACCTCGATTTCGACGGCCTGCTCGGCGGGACGCCCGACCCGCGGTGGAGCGCCGATATCGACCAGACGGCGTTTCTCGGCAACCGGTGGCTCTCGGAAGTCGAGTTCTTCCACCGATCGAGCCGAACGCTGATTCTCGGCGACCTCTGCTATCACGTCACCGCCGACGCGCCTCCGGCGACGCGACTCGTCGCGCGTCTCGCCGGGATGTACGGCCGTCTCGCAGTACCGCCGGACTTCAAGAGAACGGTGGTGAACGAGGCGGCGGCGCGGACCTCCGTCCGAGAGATGCTCGCGTGGGAGTTCGACCGCGTTCTCGTCGGGCACGGCTCGGTACTGGAGACCGGCGGACGCGAAGCGTTCAGCGAGGCGTTCGACTGGCTCCTCTGA